A single genomic interval of Nostoc commune NIES-4072 harbors:
- a CDS encoding Hpt domain-containing protein: protein MSNKFTENGEVLLSVDLGTWDRGLRIKSNRDLNHQLQELAEALSKCPPQRSSELASRGKQGKVMCLELQPSPNILQSEQKQTSKTAKIDAKILQSLQNMLRGDRVAFVELIECYLTETPRLVQDISTAITTQDAQTLLNTAHQLKSSSASVGAIALSQLCKVLEIQGYSSKLENSLELISQLHQEYEQVKAALEQELAKDVP, encoded by the coding sequence ATGAGCAATAAATTTACTGAAAATGGAGAAGTGCTACTCTCTGTTGATTTGGGGACTTGGGATCGGGGATTGAGGATAAAAAGTAATCGGGATTTGAATCATCAGCTTCAAGAGTTAGCTGAGGCACTTAGCAAATGCCCACCCCAAAGAAGTTCTGAATTAGCTTCCAGGGGAAAACAAGGTAAGGTGATGTGCTTAGAATTGCAACCTTCGCCAAATATCCTACAATCAGAGCAAAAGCAGACATCAAAAACCGCCAAAATCGATGCCAAAATTCTCCAATCTTTGCAGAATATGCTGCGAGGAGATCGTGTGGCATTTGTTGAACTGATTGAGTGTTATCTTACAGAGACACCGAGATTGGTGCAAGATATTAGCACAGCTATCACAACTCAGGATGCCCAGACTCTATTGAACACAGCCCATCAACTTAAGTCTAGCAGTGCTTCTGTTGGAGCGATCGCCCTGTCACAGCTTTGCAAGGTGTTAGAAATACAGGGATACAGCAGTAAATTAGAAAACAGCCTAGAATTAATCTCACAACTACATCAGGAATATGAACAAGTTAAAGCTGCCTTAGAACAAGAACTTGCGAAGGATGTACCATGA
- a CDS encoding GGDEF domain-containing protein, with product MKADAQESQSLVLIVDDEPFIRLILRHFLEREGYQIAEAQNGIEAIEVFKQLHPNIVLLDAMMPDMDGFECCTQLQNFECSKYTPVLMVTGLEDQVSVDRAFEVGAMDYVTKPIHWAVLRQRVKRLIEQSQLQQKLEAVNVELQRLATIDGLTQVANRRRFEEYFNQEWQRMKRDKCPLSLILCDVDFFKLYNDTYGHRVGDRCLQEIAKALKDIIKRPGDLVARYGGEEFAVILPNTDTEGATHVAEKICHAVRTLAIPHKNSQVSPYVTLSAGFTTEIPQPDSNIEEMISVADRALYQAKAAGRDRFVQNIQLPKSKNSC from the coding sequence ATGAAAGCTGATGCTCAAGAAAGCCAATCTTTAGTTCTAATTGTTGATGATGAACCTTTTATCCGCCTGATATTGCGGCATTTCTTGGAACGGGAAGGCTATCAAATAGCGGAGGCTCAAAATGGTATAGAGGCAATAGAAGTTTTTAAGCAATTGCATCCTAATATAGTACTTCTTGATGCCATGATGCCAGATATGGATGGGTTCGAGTGTTGCACCCAGTTACAGAATTTTGAATGTAGCAAGTACACTCCGGTTTTAATGGTTACAGGGCTTGAAGATCAAGTGTCAGTTGACCGGGCATTTGAAGTGGGGGCAATGGATTATGTTACCAAACCTATCCATTGGGCAGTTTTGCGACAACGGGTAAAACGTTTAATTGAGCAATCTCAGTTACAGCAAAAACTGGAAGCTGTTAATGTGGAATTGCAGCGATTAGCTACTATCGACGGATTAACTCAAGTAGCTAACCGCCGACGGTTTGAAGAGTATTTTAACCAAGAGTGGCAGCGCATGAAACGGGATAAATGCCCCCTTTCGCTGATTCTTTGCGATGTTGATTTCTTCAAATTATATAACGATACTTATGGTCATCGGGTAGGCGATCGCTGTCTTCAAGAAATTGCTAAAGCGCTCAAAGATATTATTAAACGTCCCGGAGATTTAGTTGCCCGTTATGGCGGGGAAGAATTTGCTGTTATTTTACCTAACACAGACACCGAGGGGGCGACTCATGTTGCCGAAAAAATTTGTCATGCTGTCCGAACACTAGCAATTCCTCATAAAAATTCCCAAGTTAGTCCTTATGTTACCCTGAGTGCCGGGTTTACAACAGAAATTCCTCAGCCAGATTCTAATATAGAAGAAATGATTTCCGTCGCCGATCGGGCGTTGTATCAAGCAAAAGCAGCAGGACGCGATCGCTTTGTGCAAAATATTCAACTACCCAAAAGTAAAAATTCCTGCTAG
- the fraC gene encoding filament integrity protein FraC, with the protein MPENWMLPRIFPIGGILFDFLFVLIAIPIEAYVLHNRLKFDKKTSIFYAISMNLFSSVIGWVIFFIAEPMLPIHLKSELISYMFFNNFKSANTQSLLILTACIIFFATFIMKFFILRVLLLSLSEPVAKKEEEIQVFQRRRWRNFSSAKLQSTNLVITTLIANSLSFSAITVILLFRSK; encoded by the coding sequence ATGCCTGAAAATTGGATGCTTCCGAGGATTTTTCCTATTGGTGGAATTCTATTTGACTTTTTATTTGTATTGATTGCCATCCCTATCGAAGCCTATGTTTTGCACAATCGACTAAAATTTGACAAAAAAACTAGCATTTTTTATGCTATTTCTATGAATCTGTTTTCTAGTGTAATTGGTTGGGTCATATTTTTTATAGCAGAACCAATGTTGCCAATACATTTGAAATCAGAATTAATTAGCTATATGTTTTTTAATAATTTTAAATCAGCAAATACACAAAGCTTATTAATTTTAACTGCTTGTATAATTTTCTTTGCTACTTTTATAATGAAGTTTTTCATTTTAAGAGTATTACTACTATCATTGAGTGAACCAGTTGCTAAAAAAGAAGAGGAAATTCAAGTATTTCAAAGGCGGCGATGGCGTAATTTTAGCAGTGCTAAATTACAAAGTACTAATTTAGTGATTACTACATTAATTGCTAACTCTCTAAGTTTTAGTGCTATAACCGTTATTTTATTATTTCGCTCCAAGTAG
- a CDS encoding type II toxin-antitoxin system RelE/ParE family toxin — translation MEITFADRQLQKLCEQQNLAQRKLGANCAKKLTARLADLAAVSCVKELFAGRPHPLKGDRAGEFAVDLEGGKRLVFKPDNDPITLTEDGSIDWSKVTAICIVFIGDYHD, via the coding sequence ATGGAAATCACCTTCGCTGACCGCCAACTGCAAAAGCTATGCGAACAACAAAACTTAGCGCAAAGAAAATTGGGTGCAAACTGTGCTAAGAAATTGACAGCCCGATTGGCTGACCTTGCAGCTGTTAGCTGTGTCAAGGAATTATTTGCAGGTCGTCCCCATCCCTTAAAAGGAGATCGAGCGGGTGAATTTGCAGTAGACCTAGAAGGTGGTAAACGACTTGTATTTAAGCCAGACAACGACCCCATAACCCTTACCGAGGATGGGAGCATTGATTGGTCAAAAGTTACTGCTATTTGTATTGTTTTTATTGGAGATTACCATGATTGA
- a CDS encoding cob(I)yrinic acid a,c-diamide adenosyltransferase — MTRNGIGIRTAQVRQERLVGQIHVYDGLGKGKSQAALGVVLRSIGLGINTPSNSNRVLLLRFLKGPERDYDEDGAIAALQRGFPHLIDQVRTGRAEFFGHEEITTFDRDEAMRGWDVAKGAIASGLYSVVVLDEINPVLDLGLLPVDEVVRTLKSKPQELEIIATGRAAPQKLLDIADLHSEMKPHHHPTAKALFLEGIEIYTGAGKGKSTSALGKALQAIGRGINHPGSTRVLIMQWLKGGSGYTEDAAIAALQQSYPEVVDHQRCGGDAIVWRNSRQELDYVEAERGWEIAKVAIASGLYKTIILDELNPTVDLELLPVEPIVQALLRKPRDTEIIITGRCQNPPAYFDLASVHSEVYCHKHYANQGVELKRGVDF, encoded by the coding sequence ATGACAAGGAACGGTATTGGTATTCGCACGGCGCAAGTGCGTCAAGAACGGCTCGTCGGTCAAATTCACGTCTACGATGGTCTGGGTAAAGGTAAGTCTCAAGCAGCTTTAGGGGTGGTTTTGCGCTCTATTGGCTTAGGGATCAATACGCCTAGCAATTCTAACCGCGTTTTATTACTGCGGTTTTTAAAAGGGCCTGAACGTGATTATGACGAAGATGGGGCGATCGCAGCTTTGCAACGTGGGTTTCCTCATTTAATTGACCAAGTTCGCACCGGGAGAGCCGAATTTTTTGGTCATGAGGAAATTACCACTTTTGACCGAGATGAAGCGATGCGGGGTTGGGATGTAGCTAAAGGCGCGATCGCTAGTGGTTTATATTCAGTTGTTGTCTTGGATGAGATTAACCCGGTTCTGGATTTGGGTTTGCTACCAGTAGATGAAGTGGTACGGACATTAAAATCTAAACCCCAAGAGTTGGAAATCATCGCCACCGGACGCGCCGCACCGCAAAAGTTGCTTGATATTGCAGATTTGCACTCAGAAATGAAACCTCATCACCACCCAACAGCTAAAGCTCTCTTTCTTGAAGGCATTGAAATTTATACTGGTGCTGGTAAAGGCAAGTCTACTAGTGCTTTGGGCAAAGCTTTACAGGCTATTGGTAGGGGAATCAATCATCCAGGGTCTACCCGTGTGCTGATTATGCAATGGCTTAAAGGTGGTAGTGGCTACACAGAAGACGCTGCGATCGCTGCCTTACAACAGTCATATCCAGAAGTGGTGGATCATCAGCGCTGCGGTGGAGATGCGATCGTCTGGCGAAATTCTAGGCAAGAATTAGATTATGTAGAAGCCGAAAGGGGTTGGGAAATCGCTAAAGTTGCGATCGCCTCTGGATTGTATAAAACTATTATTCTCGATGAACTAAATCCCACTGTTGATTTAGAATTACTCCCCGTTGAACCGATTGTGCAAGCTTTACTCCGCAAACCCCGCGATACCGAAATTATAATCACTGGTCGCTGCCAAAATCCACCTGCGTACTTCGACTTGGCTAGCGTCCACTCAGAGGTTTATTGCCACAAACACTATGCCAATCAAGGTGTAGAGCTTAAACGAGGGGTAGATTTTTAA
- a CDS encoding ImmA/IrrE family metallo-endopeptidase, giving the protein MLPWLDELPVKDLMNQGVIPKCRLIAKNKPDLVKKLLQFFGVASPEDWQNYYAGMEVAFRRTREEQSDVGAISTWLRLGEIRAEQLDCPKYSKPKFEKAVRQIRTLTVLLPEEFKPQMQKLCWEAGVVLVLIPSIKKAHVSGVARWLNPHKALIQLSLYGKTNDRFWFDFFHEAAHIFLHDKENIFLDEWNSGDSLKSEQERQADQWSREFLIPPEYEGELVKLKSETDVIDFAERIGIHPGIVVGRLQHDHLIDRSWINNLKLSLDFQSIE; this is encoded by the coding sequence TTGCTCCCTTGGTTAGATGAGTTACCAGTCAAAGACTTGATGAACCAAGGTGTAATTCCTAAGTGCCGTTTAATTGCCAAGAATAAGCCTGATTTGGTAAAAAAGTTACTACAATTTTTCGGTGTTGCCTCGCCGGAAGATTGGCAGAATTATTATGCAGGTATGGAAGTTGCTTTTCGCCGTACACGCGAAGAGCAAAGTGATGTTGGTGCTATTTCCACTTGGTTACGGTTGGGGGAAATAAGAGCAGAACAACTAGATTGTCCCAAGTACAGTAAGCCAAAATTTGAAAAGGCGGTGCGGCAAATTCGGACTTTGACGGTGTTACTACCAGAGGAGTTTAAACCACAGATGCAAAAGTTGTGCTGGGAAGCAGGGGTTGTCCTTGTTTTAATACCATCAATAAAGAAAGCGCACGTTAGTGGTGTTGCACGGTGGTTAAATCCGCATAAGGCACTGATTCAACTTTCGCTTTATGGTAAAACTAATGACCGCTTTTGGTTTGATTTTTTCCATGAAGCAGCACATATTTTCCTACATGATAAAGAAAATATTTTCCTTGATGAATGGAATAGTGGGGACAGTTTGAAATCGGAGCAGGAACGCCAAGCAGATCAATGGTCGCGGGAATTTTTGATTCCACCTGAGTATGAGGGAGAATTAGTGAAGCTTAAATCTGAAACTGATGTAATTGATTTTGCGGAACGTATCGGTATTCATCCTGGTATAGTTGTAGGTCGGCTGCAACACGATCATCTAATTGATCGGTCTTGGATAAATAATTTAAAGCTGAGTTTGGATTTTCAAAGCATAGAATAA
- a CDS encoding HigA family addiction module antitoxin, with protein sequence MIETTRTFTPDWVSPPGDTIADILEERDWTQVQLAERLGYTTKHISQLINGKAPINEETALKLERVLGSTTAFWLNREAQYRAALARIEEENRLKGWTCWLEGATRKSEIGV encoded by the coding sequence ATGATTGAGACAACCCGTACCTTTACTCCAGATTGGGTATCTCCTCCCGGTGATACCATTGCTGATATATTAGAAGAGCGTGATTGGACACAAGTACAGTTAGCAGAGCGATTAGGCTACACCACAAAACATATTAGCCAGTTGATCAACGGCAAAGCACCCATCAATGAAGAAACAGCCCTGAAACTAGAACGAGTTTTAGGGAGTACAACAGCATTTTGGCTCAATCGTGAAGCCCAATATCGCGCCGCTTTAGCACGAATAGAAGAAGAAAACCGCTTAAAGGGATGGACATGTTGGTTAGAGGGAGCAACGCGAAAAAGTGAGATCGGGGTTTAG
- a CDS encoding PAS domain-containing protein produces MRAIVIKKLCSATSNGIIIADARLAHHPVIYVNPAFEQITGYSTNDVIGQNCRFLQRTDNQQPALNELRLSIQSGTSCKVVLRNYRKDGTEGICETTIISLQDEQGQIATVSINHDITENKRAKVALQRQLHRTLLLEQITQ; encoded by the coding sequence TTGCGAGCGATCGTAATAAAGAAATTGTGTAGTGCTACCAGTAATGGAATTATTATTGCCGATGCTAGACTCGCCCATCATCCAGTTATTTACGTTAACCCAGCTTTTGAGCAAATAACAGGCTACAGTACTAATGATGTGATTGGGCAAAACTGTCGATTTTTGCAACGCACAGATAATCAGCAACCAGCACTCAATGAACTGCGCTTATCTATTCAATCTGGAACAAGTTGCAAAGTTGTTCTCCGCAACTATCGCAAAGATGGTACTGAGGGGATTTGTGAAACAACCATAATCTCTTTACAGGATGAACAGGGGCAAATTGCTACTGTGAGCATTAATCACGATATTACCGAAAACAAACGAGCAAAAGTTGCACTGCAACGGCAATTGCATCGAACTCTACTACTTGAACAAATTACTCAATAA